The nucleotide sequence TATCTTTCACACCTAGTTTCAGACTTTAGATCCCATTTAACTAAAAGTCGTACTAGTCTGACAAGTTATCTCAATTAATAGGAAATGTATATGATcataatttcaaaaatatatatacaaaagtGTCTgctcatttaaatatttctttaattcCAATTATTTCCTGGTATATTTCTATGGCTAGCAACTATATTCGAGTTCAATTTGAATTCATTTTTTTGGCGATCAAGCTTATTATAATTATTCTTCCTATAAATTAGCTCGCTTTTATCCTATCCTATTTAGCTAAAAGTAGTACTAGTTCAACAAGTTCCCATCCCATTTAACAGGAAATGTCTAAGATCATTGTGGTCAAAACTTTATTAATAtgttttaaatgcattttaaaaatttcaattattcACTAGTATATTTCAACAGTAGATGACTATTTCCgagtttaatttgaattctttTAAGCTTCTGATACAATGATTATGCTTGCTATAAATTAGTGGGTTCTTTTGTGCTCTTTATGTTCACACGCGAAATTTATGGGTCGTCAAGCAACTTGCATTGCCAAACCGTAATCGTATAGCCATAATCATGTGGCCTGGCCAAACAGTCACAGTGAAAAGCGAACTGCAATAAACGCAACCGGATTTTGAGAACCGTATAAAATGGagcagtaaaaaaaaataagaccgAAACTTGACCTTGGCTCTTTTAGCCCACCGCCGCTTAAGAATCCGGATCGAAATCTCGAATCCATCTAAATGGTTGCACCCCCAAAACTGGCCAGCTCCATCATCGCGATAATAGCCTAAGCAAATTGCCAAGTCATTCGGGTTTTTGCCATGCTATATTCTGGCAAATCAACAAGCAAATAGCGCCGAGCAAACCAAATCGGAAAAAATAGAAATAGACAACAGCAGCTAAAAGAAACTGAAATCGAAATCAAAGTCAAAGTCTGGGAGCTGCAAATCCGAAAGGTAATTGCCAGGGCTAATTCGGAATACGGAGTATGGAAAATCGTCGCGTCACCGCATAATTATTCGAGGAGTCTCCATGATGAGAGGGCATAGTGTCTGGTAATTTGCCGTTTCTGTGGTGATTTACTATTGACTCTTGGTGTCGGGCtccttgatttattttatgaCTCAACGCAACGCAGCGTACGCCGCCGCCTCCAATATGTTCTTATAGCATGAAAATATCAGATATGATGGCCGAAGTATCAAATACACTCCCTAACtagtttataaaaaatgatataGGAATATTATATACTTAATATAATGTTGCATTAAATAATATAGTAATAAGTACAAATATTTTCCCTTCTTGTTTTACCATTAACAAATATAAGGAAGGTATCTAAAGAACTAAATTTAGAAATGATGTTATGATAAATATTGATTCTTTTCTCAGTACTGAACTGAGTGCATGTTACTTACTTACTTTCTAATTGTAAAGTAAACAAACGATTGTATCTCAATGTTGTCGTGAAAGAGTTAATTTTAGAAGATATTTCTTGGGAAAACTAAAAATGGGAATTCCCGCAGAGCTAATATGGTTTATTGCGTTGACAATGCTTTATCGTACGAATTCGCAATTCtatgcaaaaataaaacaccCCATtgagggtataaaaatatcagTCACGGTAGAACGCAAAATTACCAACACATTGGCTGCTGGAAGACACACATGGACACGGATGAACGGAATCCATTGAAATTCAGAGCGGGTTCAAAGACGCTCGGCCACGGCAACAAATCGTGCAAACAACAACTCGCCGAATTGCATGGGGCAACATCTTCATTCGGGGGGTTTTATGGGGGATATCTGGGATGCGGGGAGTGGAGTTCAGGGGTTCAGGGAGCCGAAGGCAGTCGCCAAAGCGATTCAGCTAAATGCATTCGAGTGCTTTATTGATTGGGTTTCGTGTGCCTCGCAGCGAGTGCAAAAAGTATGAAAAATCTATTAATTCTACCCGGGAATAAGCAAATGCATCTCAAGTGGTTTGGATTCGTGGGATCGGGGATTGGGGGCATTTTGGGGTGCCGGCCAAGTGGCTGACGTCGACACGGACACGGCATTTGGGCCCGTTGACAGGTGTTGACTGAAACTACGAGTCGGCAGTCAGGCCATTAATGAAAACAGGTACCAGTTGTAAACAATAGACGAAGTCGAGTTTTCCGACTACCAGATACCCGTTGGTCATTCATTCCTTTCGTTAAAAATAACAATTGTCATTTGAAATGAAAATTAGATACGGTGCACTCCTTGCcgtttaaatataatttaatttgaaatggAAATCAGTCACATTACAGACAATGATTTACCACTCGgcaattgaattttaaatattaatttaggTATTATACTATTCCATGAACATTTTATAAGGCTACTAAAACTTAAAAAAGATCAACgacaaaataatacaattattaGTAAAGGAActattaatataaattaacttattgttttaatataacaaaacaaatagctctaaataataattgttttataaatatacattttatggACAAATATCAGGGCTAtcaattttctatattttttatttatatggTATAAATAACATAGAGGAACATAGAATATACCCCAAGAACGACTGAAAAATAGTGAACAAAATATTTGATGTGCGAATAGAGAGAGTGGAATTTAGAATTTTCCTATGGCAGACCCGAAACTTGAGGTTTACTTGACTTCCGACTTTGACTGCAAAGTTGAGTGTCAGTTGATTGTTTACCAAATCTAATAATGTTTGACTTTCATCAATTGGCAAAAAAGTGAGAACGAATCACGCAGGCAATTAGCTTAGAAACCAAATATccatataatatattttaagagtAAATGAGGAAGCGGTAGTTCAAGTGCGGAGGCTTCAACTGTCCGGCAGTAAAGTCAAGTTAACGAACTGTGACCAAATCGAAGAGgctctttaaaaaataattacacATTGAATGACCCAGAGGTCAGTTACAGATACTCAGTCAAGGCTGTCATTTTATTGTGTGGGACTTGCTTTATGAATAGTTTATAAAATGATGGGTTTTTTTAAGCATTTTTCAAAGTCAAATTTAAAGCGCATTTAAATTCGAAATGGCAAACAAACATTGTAAAGTGCCAAAGCTATAAGGTAGTCAATTAACGAGGCAGAAATTGATTGATTACCCGCTAATCTCTAAACGTAGAAATAATTATGTTATAATTATTTGCACGGGTAACTAATTTACTGACGTTGCCAAAAACGGAGAGATTTTTCTAAATATTCCCCACTTTTCTATTAGCATCCAAGACATGAAGGAAGTGCTGGGTTTTTGGTTGCTAGTTCTGTTATTTCAGCCCTATCAAAGCGTAACAACTTTATCtaaaaacttaatttttgtattaatatATCATACCTATTTAGAATGCTGTTGTTTTCAAAATGACCAATGCAGTTTGCGAGTCCTACAACAAATCCTGGATCGAATTCGGGGTTTGTCGACTGAGAGCCGTGAGCCGGAATAAAGTCTGCCTTAATGTCGATGCCCATTTGCTTCAGCCGGTTCACGATGTTACAGTCAAGGCCCAATTGATGAAAAAGGCCAACGGATATAAGCCGTGGCTCTACAGTGTCAATTTCGATGGCTGCCAGTTTATAAGGCGGAGAAATAATGCCCTAATTCGCCTCGTTTGGGACCTTTTTAAAGAGTACTCGACCATCAATCACTCCTGTCCCTATGTGGTAAGTCCAAAATAATTAagtcaaagaaaatattaaataaattccGTGTTAGGGTCTGCAACAAGTTAAAAACTTTTATCTAAGATCCGAGAAGCTACCCACAGCCATACCCACTGGGGAATATCTGCTGATGATTGACTGGGTGATTAACAAGAAGCCACAAGCTGCCACGAATGTGTACTTTACCTTCGTGGAGGATCTAAGAAATAGTTAaaaatttgataaaattttgaacattaaaaaatttcaccTGAAAGAATAAAACTCAGGTATTTCAGCAAATCGGGACGGTCTAATATATATTGTTCGATTCCATCAGCCATTTGCACGAAAAATTGATTTCATCTCAGGCATACAAATGCGATTATTAAATCTTTGTTTCTGAGACCACCAAGAGAATTTCCGCAGCCAGTGAAATATCGCAAtcgtaatttaaaacaaacaatacaaaaataattacCAATTAAGCCTGTTTTAAATTCACATTCCGTATTGCAAAACAGAAAAACAGCCTTGTAGGTGGCATCTACAAAAATTGGACAACATGAATGGGCATTTAAAACGTTGAGGGTTTTGCAATAACTAAAGTTTATTTGGGTTTTAGTTGTGTTGTTAATTGCATTCGAAAATATTAAGGTATCAAAATTGTTAGAGAGCTTAAGATTGAGAGTAAGTTATGAATTTCACAATATAAATTGTAACTAATAATGATCAACGACTAGCTATACTACGATCGTCTttacatatataaattttcttttatacATAAGATAGATAATATACGTTTTTAAAATTAGTAGTCTATATGTGTCGTTTTGAGATATAAATATAACAGATATAACAGGGAATAGATTCAattaatctttaaaatatgCTCCTCTTTCATGTGCGCCTGGTACTGCAGGATATGGCTGCTTTTGAAGCGCACGACTTCTCGTAGTTTGCGACCAATCTCTTGGATGGCCTCCGCATCTTTGTCGTCCTTCGTCCAGATGGAGATCTTATCGATCTTCTTGCGAATCCTAACGAGAGCTCCACAGATGTGATCGTAGTTTTCGCAGACCTCGCCAATTAAGCACAGGAGAACATCAAGCCAAATGATGTCCAGATCCGTTTTATGACCCTTTTGAATGAAGACCGCCCAGCGACCGCCTTGCCTATTCGCCGGGTCCTCCCACATGGGCGGTATATTCTTCTTAAAAAGCATATAATCACAGCCCTTTTTGAGCTTCGAGGGCGGGTCGATGCGGAAATAAAGGTTCCAAAAGTCCTCGACGGTGCCGAAGGTGTCGATCTTCCTTAACATATCCTCCCACGTGGTTAAGGGATCGTACTCCACAAGCCAAAGCGTCCATTCATTCTGAAGTTTGTGTTTTTTCGGGGAGTCCCCTTTCTTCGTTTCCGACATGGTCTTTTTATTAAGGTTTTGTTTCTAAAAATCTGTTGTTCTGCGTTTGATAACGAGATGACGTCAGTACTGCAACGTTCACTTCTATCACGTAAAGAATTATCGCGCTTTATTTAGAATTTAGTTACTAATTGTTTACATTCTGAATGTGGGCAAGCGAAGTGTGGCCGAAGCAAGATCAGTAAAATATTCTCAATTCTCTTGTTTCGCTTAAAGGCACATTTGAATTCGATCTATTTCAAATTTTAAGATATTGTTTTTTTAGGtgacaaataattaaaaacaaaaagccaAAAAACGAAAATTATTGAAACTTATTCATAAATAACTTTATAAATTGTAACTTTTCACTTAAAATActtgttttatatatatgtttttaagaaacaatttgtttgtttgattTCACCCCTTTGAATCCAATTTAGACCGTTATTTGGTCAGAAAAAGACTTAATATTAGGGATATTCCCGCTATATCGGGTGTGTGCATTCGCTTTGTGAAAAGGGTGTCTCTGCTATTTCGATAACCCATTTTTGAAAACGCgttagtttttttttagccAAACCACCTGGCAACGCTTAACCACTTTTGCCGCCAAAAATAAGTTGCTagtttttatttacaaaaactGCACGCTTAAAAAGTAAAGACAACGAATGGACGTGGAATTAAAGCAGCAGTTCGACGAGATGGGCGTGGAGCCGGCGGACTCTGTGCTGGAAAGGTGCGTGGAGTTGGCCATTTCGTACAACATCCACGACGCCACCGAGTTCGTGGAGCAGTGGATGGCCTTCAGTCTGTCGCACCTCCACGGCGAGGATCCTGCGCTGGAGAATCTGGGCGACTTCGAGCGCAAGGTGCTACAGCTGCGCAAGGACAAGATGGGCTCCAAGGCATCCGCGGTAAAGTCCAAGCCCTATGCTCCCTCATCCATGCAGGACACAAGCTCTTTGGCCAGCTATGGAGTGATGGAGGACGATCCCATGATTGACGACTATGTCGGGGAATCAACGATGGACACCTCCTCCGCCCTGCACACACCCAAGGCCAAAAAGGATTCGGTGCGGAACTCCAACCTCAAGGGTGGCGTGCTCTTTAGTCCGGCCAGCTACACGCCCCAATCCGCCAAAAAGAATCCAGCGGCGGGAACACCAACCACATCGGTGGCTGGCAAGCCAGGCGACGTCGTAGACTCCTTTGGGCACCCGAAACTCCTGGCTGGCACCAGCTGGCAGACGCAAATCGAGCACACGGTGCCTGTGACCCAAAAATTGCTTCACAAGAACGCTCCGCTGACAATTGCCAATCTGGGCTACATGAACGACCTGCTAGGCGACCGATGTGACGACCTGCACGACCGCGTCGAGGATACTGGACGGGCGCTGGTGGAAAAGAAGATGGGAGAAGCAGCCGCCGCCGAGTGCAGTTGGTATCCGCAGGACAAGCAAGCTCTACAGGCGGCAGGTGGTCTCCACGCTGTGGGAATGATTCACTCGGAGGACGATGGCCCACTGGATGCCCACTCCGCCTTTTTGATTGTCATCGATGACGACACAGATGAGGTTAAGGACACATCCCTGACGCTCAACTTCTCCAGGATCAAGTCGGCCAGCATCTTCCCCGGTCAAGTTGTGCTCGCCAAGGGCTTCATACCCAAGGGCAAGACTTTCGTGGTGGAGGAGATTCACACGGAGCGCAAACTGACTCCAGTCACTCCTCTTAAGGTCGACCGAGAGCTCCAGTTTGTGGTGGCCGCCGGACCCTTCACAGACAGCACGGATCTGTTTTACGAACCGCTGCACGACCTGCTTAAGTACATAAAGGAGCACAGGCCCGATGTGCTGGTGCTCACGGGTCCCTTCCTCGATGGCGATCACAAGATGGTCTGCGAATTGGCCGAGACCTTTGATTCCTTTTTCGAGAAGATGATCGGTGGAATAATGGAAGCGGTTGAGAGCCACACTGCAGTGCTGGTGGTCAGCAGTCAGAAGGACGCCATGTCGCACTCTGTTTATCCCACACCGCCGCCAACTCTCCGCAGAACGTATCCCAATCTACACATGCTGCCCGATCCCTCGTTGGTTGATCTAGATGGTATCACCCTGGGCGTCACCTCCACCGACGTGGTGGATCATTTGCTTAGCCACGAGTTCGCTGCAAATGCTGGCGAGCGGATGCACAGGGCCATCAACCACTTATTCCACCAGGGCTCCTTTTATCCCCTGTATCCGCCGGCGGACGAGGACATGGCCTACGATTCGCAGCTGGCACTCAAGTACGCCCAGCTCAAGCAACTGCCAAATGTACTCATCCTGCCCGGCGATCAGCGGCACTTCATCCGCCTGGTCAACGATTGCCTGGTGATCAATCCTGGTCGCCTGTCGGACAAGAAGGGCGGCACTTTCGCCCGGTTCCTAGTGGCACCCTCTGCTCCCGGTAAGGCGGCTAACATGTTCAACAGTGTGGCATGCCAAGTGAAACGTATCTAAATTATACATACCAAAATAGATCAACAGCCAAGTGTCCACTTACCAGACCTGATTAAGGGTTTCTAGGGTTAGGGCTATCATTATGTTTTTAGTATAGTTAAGAAGGGTAATAACAAgtacaatttaaattattacaaacaataattaattttatttttaatattgttACATTTTTATGCCCGCTACTCCTAaacacaaatacatttttacgACTAAACTGTGTAGATACCCTGCCGATATATATCAGATTTCATTTGTAgatctttttgatttttctaCCGGAAGGCAAGCATATTTACAAGTTGATCTactaatattatattttcgCTGTAATTTCGTTAAGTTTTGATGTCGGAAAGGGCTGACAAAATGAAGGTGCCGCAGCCTGCAATTGGAGAACAACCAACTCCCCCTACCGACAAATCTCCGACAGAGAAACCAAACTCCACAACGCTGTTAATGGAAGGGGATCCAGTGGAGCCGAATCGCTGTTGTTGGATCTGCTTGGTCACGGATGAGGAAGAACGTCTGCCTTGGGTAAATCCGTGTTCATGTCCAGGAACCACCAAGTGGGTGCATCAGAGTTGTCTTCTCCACTGGATCGACGAGAAGAAGCACGAGGGGACCGGAGAACAAGACGTTTCCTGTCCACAGTGCCAGACGAAGTACGTAGTGTACCCGAATTTGAAGAAGTTCCCAGCTTTGTTGGAAATGATCGACCATTTCATCTCCTGCTTCCTGAGTCCTTGCCTGGCGGCGATCTTCATGGCTGTCTCTGTCTATTGGATCGCCATTACATACGGAGCGTTGACATTTTTGCAGATTGCTGGCCGGGACCGCGGCATATCTATATTTCAGTCGGGCGATCCTTCAATTATCATAATCCTGGTCGCACTTCCATTAATCCCACTTGGACTGATACTTTTCCGCTTGATTCCTTGGGAGGATGCCCTGTTGCGCTTGTTTCGAAACTGTGCATCGGTGGTGCGAAAACTTCCCTTTATGAAGCACAGTCGGGAATTTGAGTACCAGAATCATTCAATTTTTCTACCTCTGCCGGAACCCATTTCAAAAGAACGCGTATTCTGCGGAGCCGTCCTTCTGCCCACCATATCATACCTTGTTGGAAATCTTATCTTTCGTTCTGTGGACAACGCGGTCAAACGTACTCTGCTTGGATGTCTTACTTTTGTTATAGTTAAAGG is from Drosophila suzukii chromosome 3, CBGP_Dsuzu_IsoJpt1.0, whole genome shotgun sequence and encodes:
- the LOC108020157 gene encoding uncharacterized protein isoform X1; the protein is MESRVGKWDLSRRKQDERYAFQNRAARQTKTDSARMRLAKTTTPDVGGSAAQWLSGSAVRRLSADCDCDGGGDCSVLWANAVVFKMTNAVCESYNKSWIEFGVCRLRAVSRNKVCLNVDAHLLQPVHDVTVKAQLMKKANGYKPWLYSVNFDGCQFIRRRNNALIRLVWDLFKEYSTINHSCPYVGLQQVKNFYLRSEKLPTAIPTGEYLLMIDWVINKKPQAATNVYFTFVEDLRNS
- the LOC108020157 gene encoding uncharacterized protein isoform X2 is translated as MESRVGKWDLSRRKQDERYAFQNRAARQTKTDSARMRLAKTTTPDVGGSAAQWLSGSAVRRLSADCDCDGGGDCSVLWANAVVFKMTNAVCESYNKSWIEFGVCRLRAVSRNKVCLNVDAHLLQPVHDVTVKAQLMKKANGYKPWLYSVNFDGCQFIRRRNNALIRLVWDLFKEYSTINHSCPYVIREATHSHTHWGISADD
- the eIF4E6 gene encoding eukaryotic translation initiation factor 4E1 — its product is MSETKKGDSPKKHKLQNEWTLWLVEYDPLTTWEDMLRKIDTFGTVEDFWNLYFRIDPPSKLKKGCDYMLFKKNIPPMWEDPANRQGGRWAVFIQKGHKTDLDIIWLDVLLCLIGEVCENYDHICGALVRIRKKIDKISIWTKDDKDAEAIQEIGRKLREVVRFKSSHILQYQAHMKEEHILKIN
- the PolA2 gene encoding DNA polymerase alpha subunit B: MDVELKQQFDEMGVEPADSVLERCVELAISYNIHDATEFVEQWMAFSLSHLHGEDPALENLGDFERKVLQLRKDKMGSKASAVKSKPYAPSSMQDTSSLASYGVMEDDPMIDDYVGESTMDTSSALHTPKAKKDSVRNSNLKGGVLFSPASYTPQSAKKNPAAGTPTTSVAGKPGDVVDSFGHPKLLAGTSWQTQIEHTVPVTQKLLHKNAPLTIANLGYMNDLLGDRCDDLHDRVEDTGRALVEKKMGEAAAAECSWYPQDKQALQAAGGLHAVGMIHSEDDGPLDAHSAFLIVIDDDTDEVKDTSLTLNFSRIKSASIFPGQVVLAKGFIPKGKTFVVEEIHTERKLTPVTPLKVDRELQFVVAAGPFTDSTDLFYEPLHDLLKYIKEHRPDVLVLTGPFLDGDHKMVCELAETFDSFFEKMIGGIMEAVESHTAVLVVSSQKDAMSHSVYPTPPPTLRRTYPNLHMLPDPSLVDLDGITLGVTSTDVVDHLLSHEFAANAGERMHRAINHLFHQGSFYPLYPPADEDMAYDSQLALKYAQLKQLPNVLILPGDQRHFIRLVNDCLVINPGRLSDKKGGTFARFLVAPSAPGKAANMFNSVACQVKRI
- the LOC108020169 gene encoding E3 ubiquitin-protein ligase MARCHF5 produces the protein MSERADKMKVPQPAIGEQPTPPTDKSPTEKPNSTTLLMEGDPVEPNRCCWICLVTDEEERLPWVNPCSCPGTTKWVHQSCLLHWIDEKKHEGTGEQDVSCPQCQTKYVVYPNLKKFPALLEMIDHFISCFLSPCLAAIFMAVSVYWIAITYGALTFLQIAGRDRGISIFQSGDPSIIIILVALPLIPLGLILFRLIPWEDALLRLFRNCASVVRKLPFMKHSREFEYQNHSIFLPLPEPISKERVFCGAVLLPTISYLVGNLIFRSVDNAVKRTLLGCLTFVIVKGILKMYLKHEQYVRCTKRHVLNYTENAAGQEQQEG